In Monodelphis domestica isolate mMonDom1 chromosome 4, mMonDom1.pri, whole genome shotgun sequence, one DNA window encodes the following:
- the LOC100023111 gene encoding olfactory receptor 52A5-like yields MANGTIFMPSLLFLIGIPGLETVQCWIGIPFCAMYVVAMVGNYLLLFIIRSESSLHKPMYLFLAMLGVTDIALSTCILPKMLGIFWFHLKEIYFEACLLQMWLIHTFQSIESGILLAMALDRYVAICDPLRHTTIFTPQLLTQIGVGVTLRAAILVAPCLVLIKCRLKHYRTTVISHTYCEHMAIVKLAADDIRVNKAYGLFVAFTILGFDIIFITLSYILIFIAVFRLPQKEARLKAFNTCIAHIFVFLEFYLLAFFSFFTHRFGFHIPPYVHILLSNLYLLVPPLLNPIVYGVKTKEIRNRIIKMLHY; encoded by the coding sequence ATGGCCAATGGCACAATCTTCATGCCATCGCTGCTTTTTCTGATTGGGATACCTGGCCTAGAGACTGTGCAGTGCTGGATTGGAATTCCATTCTGTGCCATGTATGTCGTTGCCATGGTTGGAAATTACCTGCTCCTGTTCATCATTAGATCTGAAAGCAGTCTCCACAAGCCCATGTACCTCTTCTTGGCTATGTTGGGGGTCACTGATATTGCCCTCAGTACTTGCATCCTCCCCAAGATGTTGGGCATCTTCTGGTTTCATCTGAAGGAAATCTACTTTGAGGCCTGCCTGCTGCAAATGTGGCTCATTCACACATTCCAGTCCATAGAGTCAGGCATCTTACTGGCCATGGCTCTGGACCGATATGTGGCCATCTGTGATCCCCTGAGGCACACTACTATTTTCACCCCACAACTGCTCACTCAGATTGGGGTTGGGGTGACCTTAAGGGCTGCTATCCTGGTGGCCCCATGCCTTGTGCTTATCAAATGCCGCCTGAAACATTACCGAACCACAGTCATCTCCCACACTTActgtgagcacatggccattgtAAAGCTGGCTGCTGATGACATCCGGGTCAACAAGGCCTATGGTCTGTTTGTGGCCTTTACTATCCTGGGCTTTGACATTATCTTCATTACCCTGTCCTACATTTTGATCTTCATAGCAGTGTTCCGTTTACCCCAGAAAGAGGCCCGCCTCAAAGCCTTCAACACCTGCATTGCTCACATCTTTGTTTTCCTTGAATTCTATCTCcttgctttcttctcttttttcactcATCGGTTTGGATTCCACATCCCCCCCTATGTCCACATCCTCCTCTCTAACCTGTATCTATTGGTTCCACCTCTTCTCAACCCCATTGTCTATGGAGTAAAGACCAAGGAAATTAGGAATCGCATCATCAAAATGCTTCACTATTAG